The following coding sequences are from one Musa acuminata AAA Group cultivar baxijiao chromosome BXJ1-6, Cavendish_Baxijiao_AAA, whole genome shotgun sequence window:
- the LOC135676731 gene encoding uncharacterized protein LOC135676731 → MAADAPAKFRSSDLLPAAGDLGVVQHDGLRFWQYMVAGSVAGLVEHTAMFPVDTLKTRMQAGSPPCQPLVGLRQTLRAVVSAEGPLGLYRGVGAMSLGAGPAHAVYFSVYELSKESLSRENPNNPAVHAASGVLATIASDAVFTPMDTVKQRLQLKGSPYKGVVDCVSRVLTEEGIRAFYASYKTTVIMNAPYTAVHFATYEAAKRALMEISPESATDERLVVHATAGAAAGALAAAVTTPLDVVKTQLQCQGVCGCDRFSSSSTSEVIRAIIGRDGYVGLMRGWKPRMLFHAPAAAICWSTYEATKSFFQKRNDQK, encoded by the exons ATGGCCGCCGACGCCCCCGCTAAGTTCCGCTCGTCGGACCTCCTCCCTGCTGCCGGCGACCTCGGCGTCGTGCAGCACGACGGCCTCCGCTTCTGGCAGTACATGGTTGCCGGATCCGTCGCCGGTCTCGTCGAGCACACCGCCATGTTCCCCGTCGACACACTCAAGACCCGGATGCAGGCGGGGTCGCCCCCCTGCCAGCCGCTGGTCGGCCTCCGCCAGACACTCCGCGCCGTCGTTAGCGCCGAGGGTCCCCTCGGTCTCTACCGCGGCGTCGGCGCCATGAGCCTTGGCGCCGGCCCCGCTCACGCCGTCTACTTCTCCGTCTACGAGCTATCCAAGGAATCCCTGTCCAGAGAGAACCCCAACAATCCGGCCGTCCACGCCGCCTCCGGGGTTCTCGCTACCATCGCAAGCGACGCCGTATTCACGCCCATGGACACCGTGAAGCAACGGCTGCAGCTGAAGGGTAGCCCGTACAAAGGGGTCGTGGACTGCGTCTCCAGGGTTCTGACGGAGGAGGGGATCAGGGCGTTCTACGCGTCGTATAAGACTACCGTGATCATGAACGCCCCCTACACTGCGGTGCATTTTGCAACTTATGAGGCGGCAAAGAGGGCGCTGATGGAGATCTCGCCTGAGAGTGCGACTGACGAGCGTCTGGTGGTGCATGCCACTGCTGGCGCTGCAGCAGGTGCCTTGGCAGCGGCTGTCACCACACCTCTTGATGTGGTCAAGACACAGTTGCAGTGTCAG GGTGTTTGCGGTTGTGATCGATTCTCAAGCAGCTCTACAAGTGAGGTTATACGGGCTATAATAGGGCGCGATGGATATGTTGGCCTGATGAGGGGTTGGAAACCTAGAATGCTATTTCATGCACCAGCAGCAGCCATTTGCTGGTCTACATATGAAGCAACAAAGTCATTTTTTCAAAAGCGGAATGACCAAAAGTGA